In one Parus major isolate Abel chromosome 13, Parus_major1.1, whole genome shotgun sequence genomic region, the following are encoded:
- the LOC107210799 gene encoding protein Shroom1 isoform X3 — MTSAGNETERWTHRQGGRTGKLVEPVTSSENDPLLSGKSVSIMDHLLHLPGRADSAYSSFSGGSNVPEYPTPSCYGEYFCVPPEQVPYMDTEYITGIYNLRAAHSDLRSTQPYKAPDLGTHNSSHSTGLTDHCGITLTQRTSNQEPPSLAAPPLSPPRQLNSYNITDRHLEKSRERRGSEGHAECSMQPAPGVQDSQPAERDVPWNQHWGAVTEQDVELDREKTLENKGLSSDFTNEVSKVQALKREENGEQSPSQQPTKRSNPHIFSRPSSFIFQEYLKTDSVVNVSKILSAYNSGHANKIPKELNSKSYQQTHSNPNAVNDTQEVKQCPRAVRKPSAREAALPSTVPGPSQRKKSLPCAQGPLHAEWHSDMDQDVFEDSSELKYMENALLNKNAPRKPNSYADKNQCYDPEGKIMSNIIPNQQNKVQRSPLSCNCNVMEVQQPQCEELDQGRKQCCDGTRQMAFSRPKENSSSQSFREVQKENQGNNSSPDLSTCLGQEEPPVQKHQPVFQTQLSRKLQEDHAHEQITRQATPMLYYLSAGKSTHVQHSNKDSRSSPKEIPSSSCAASAQGLEIQSEGHQLQRSSHHHQCSASDLLLQDKDLIFRSPASFPEENFQNDYIERLKVAQKKVLKETSFKRKDLQMSLPVRLRQKSSKRPSVEHLRSFSLSSASEDAKPVPCSPSHLESLESFNRNKEIRRPQKGQAGGRKRVTQEQKKLCYSEPEKLNHLMDKEVSWSRVRDEITAQDAVASRRRDLENRGRAFSSSSVSRTELKQIQSSALIKYMEQKLSQRPGGSQHLPLHQPPLQKRLPNPKEPPGHISNLNGSRKMQNYEVFCQLVSDQKSPDVFPPFPFAPPPNMTSRCNPNKGGGSCTSKCPSAESLQQAGGSAPGRAPERPKCTPPSTQDTSRCSRGAAAPFQRCGSCPGTSSFCDPEKDGPQNHEHSDITVCVHGQDKKEQTPETSVPDPRSGSKESTGEEEECRTQSLSGNAALELPEQQQPAASPEQGIMHLHTASAQPHQGDKNPGFLAQETTMHSNHDDVPLERETHLPKRRLQSSQDQRYQELALEIIAKDSSLVNILIPHPLRKTGLDLMEGLFPVNISMLDKSQRKKGKVQHMQKNDSRKSHGDGPEECPKSEHETKKRNKDPASMGNQVLKSNRDNTNELDDITSKKLELMATLQSRLQALWEEQELVLLEVRECSKWGEKLEVMVQDLCKPNEFGRYMMFIGDLEKVVSLLLCLSSRLTRVQDAMSRVDGNTEAEEKWEDAKDLKENLDRRERVVSGILAKYLTEQQLQDYQHFVQVKTSLLIEQKDLEEQIKFFQEQLENLEQSIPI; from the exons ATGACTTCAGCTGGGAATGAGACAGAAAGATGGACTCACAGGCAAGGTGGCAGAACTGGGAAGCTGGTAGAGCCTGTGACCTCTTCTGAAAATGATCCTCTTTTGTCAGGCAAGTCAGTCAGCATCATGGACCATCTCTTGCACCTCCCTGGAAGGGCAGACTCTGCTTACAGCTCTTTCTCGGGGGGATCAAATGTTCCAGAGTACCCCACACCATCGTGCTATGGTGAATATTTCTGTGTGCCTCCAGAGCAGGTCCCATACATGGACACAGAATACATAACAGGAATTTATAATCTCAGAGCTGCACACTCTGACCTCAGGTCCACCCAGCCATACAAGGCACCAGACCTGGGTACCCACAACAGCTCTCATAGCACCGGTCTCACAGATCACTGTGGAATTACTCTTACCCAGAGGACTTCAAATCAGGAacctccatccctggcagcacctccactgtcccctcccaggCAGCTCAACAGCTATAACATCACTGACAGACACTTGGAGAAGTCAAGAGAGAGAAGAGGCTCTGAAGGGCACGCTGAGTGTAGTATGCAGCCAGCTCCTGGTGTGCAGGACAGCCAGCCAGCAGAGAGGGATGTACCATGGAACCAACACTGGGGTGCAGTTACAGAGCAAGATGTAGAGCTGGATAGGGAAAAGACTCTGGAAAACAAGGGCCTTTCTTCTGATTTTACAAATGAGGTGTCAAAAGTTCAGGCActaaagagagaggaaaatggagAGCAGAGCCCATCACAGCAACCTACAAAGAGAAGCAATCCACACATTTTCAGCAGACcttcttcattcatttttcaagAATATTTAAAGACAGACTCTGTGGTGAATGTCTCCAAAATACTTTCTGCTTATAATTCAGGTCATGCTAATAAAATTCCCAAAGAGTTGAACTCCAAATCCTATCAGCAAACACATTCCAACCCCAATGCTGTTAATGATACACAGGAAGTCAAACagtgtcccagggctgtgcgTAAGCCAAGTGccagagaagcagcactgccaagcaCTGTGCCAGGGCCCAGCCAGAGGAAAAAGTCTTTGCCCTGTGCTCAGGGCCCACTCCATGCTGAGTGGCATTCAGACATGGATCAGGATGTGTTTGAGGACagttcagaattaaaatatatggaGAATGCTcttctaaataaaaatgctcCTAGGAAGCCAAACAGTTATGCAGACAAAAATCAGTGCTATGatcctgaaggaaaaattatGAGCAATATTATcccaaaccagcaaaacaaagtGCAGAGATCACCACTGTCCTGCAACTGCAATGTTATGGAAGTGCAGCAGCCTCAGTGTGAGGAGTTGGATCAGGGAAGGAAGCAGTGTTGTGATGGCACAAGACAAATGGCTTTTTCCAGACCAAAGGAAAATTCCTCATCTCAGTCATTCCGTGAAGTCCAGAAAGAAAACCAGGGTAACAACAGCAGTCCTGACCTCAGCACATGTCTGGGACAAGAAGAACCTCCTGTTCAGAAACACCAGCCTGTATTTCAAACACAGCTCTCAAGAAAACTTCAGGAGGACCATGCTCATGAACAAATAACCAGGCAGGCAACTCCCATGCTTTACTatctttctgcaggaaaaagcaCCCATGTCCAGCACTCCAACAAGGACTCAAGGAGCTCACCAAAGGAAATTCCAtcaagcagctgtgctgcctcagcACAGGGTCTAGAGATACAAAGTGAAGGCCATCAGCTTCAGAGGAGCAGCCACCACCATCAGTGCAGTGCTTCTGatctcctgctccaggacaaAGATCTCATTTTTAGGAGTCCTGCCTCATTCCCAGAAGAGAATTTCCAGAATGACTATATAGAGAGACTTAAAGTGGCTCAGAAAAAGGTTCTCAAAGAAAcctcctttaaaagaaaagactTACAGATGAGTTTGCCTGTCAGACTGAGACAGAAATCCTCTAAAAGGCCATCAGTTGAACACCTTCGGTCTTTCTCATTATCTAGTGCAAGTGAGGATGCCAAACCTGTTCCTTGCTCCCCTTCTCATCTAGAATCTTTGGAAAGTttcaacagaaacaaagaaataaggAGGCCACAAAAAGGTCAagcagggggaaggaaaagggtaACCCAAGAGCAAAAGAAGCTGTGCTACTCTGAGCCTGAGAAACTCAACCACTTAATGGATAAGGAAGTGTCATGGAGTCGAGTTAGGGATGAAATCACTGCACAAGATGCAGTGGCATCCAGGAGAAGGGACCTGGAGAACAGAGGAAGGGCATTTTCCAGTTCAAGTGTCTCCAGGACAGAGCTGAAACAAATACAGAGCAGTGCACTAATTAAATACATGGAACAGAAACTCAGTCAAAGACCAGGTGGTTCACAACACCTCCCACTGCATCAGCCACCTCTTCAGAAGAGGCTGCCAAATCCTAAAGAGCCTCCTGGCCAcatttccaacctaaatggaagcaggaaaatgcaaaattatgaGGTTTTCTGCCAACTTGTCTCTGATCAAAAATCACCagatgtttttcctccttttccttttgctcccCCACCCAACATGACCAGCAGGTGCAATCCCAACAAAGGGGGTGGGAGCTGCACCAGCAAGTGTCCATCAGCTGAAAGTCTCCAACAGGCAGGTGGTTCTGCACCTGGGAGAGCTCCTGAGAGACCAAAATGCACTCCTCCTTCCACACAG GACACGAGCAGATGCTCCAGAGGTGCAGCAGCCCCGTTCCAGCGCTGTGGGAGCTGCCCCGGCACCTCCAG TTTCTGTGATCCTGAGAAGGATGGACCCCAGAATCATGAACACAGTGACATaactgtgtgtgtgcatggtCAGGATAAAAAGGAGCAGACTCCTGAAACCTCTGTTCCTGACCCAAGAAGTGGAAGCAAGGAGAGcactggagaggaggaggaatgcaGAACTCAGTCTCTGAGTGGGAATGCTGCACTcgagctcccagagcagcagcagcctgcagcttctccagaaCAGGGAATAATGCATCTCCACACAGCATCGGCTCAGCCTCACCAAGGAGACAAAAATCCAGGTTTCCTTGCCCAGGAAACAACCATGCACAGCAACCACGATGATGTTCCCCTGGAGAGAGAGACACACCTGCCCAAAAGGAGGCTGCAATCTTCTCAGGACCAGCGATACCAGGAGCTTGCTTTGGAGATCATTGCCAAAGACAGTTCTCTGGTGAACATTCTCATACCTCATCCTCTTAGAAAAACTGGTTTGGACCTGATGGAGGGCTTATTTCCTGTTAACATTTCCATGCTGGAtaaatcacaaaggaaaaagggaaaagtacAGCATATGCAGAAAAATGA tAGCAGGAAAAGCCACGGAGATGGACCAGAAGAATGTCCAAAATCTGAACATGAAACcaagaaaaggaacaaagatCCTGCCTCTATGGGAAACCAAGTCCTGAAGAGCAATAGGGACAACACAAACGAGCTAGATGACATCACATCTAAGAAA ctggaaCTCATGGCCACTCTCCAATCCAGGCTGCAGGCACtgtgggaggagcaggagctggttcTCTTGGAAGTCAGGGAATGTTCCAAGTGGGGTGAGAAGCTGGAGGTCATGGTACAGGACCTCTGCAAGCCAAATGAATTTGGCCGCTACATGATGTTCATTGGGGACCTGGAGAAGGTGGTGAGCCTCTTGCTGTGCTTGTCCAGCCGCCTCACCCGAGTCCAGGATGCCATGAGCAGGGTGGATGGTAACACAGAGGCTGAGGAGAAG TGGGAAGATGCAAAGGACCTGAAGGAGAATCTGGATCGGAGAGAACGTGTGGTCTCTGGAATCCTTGCCAAATACCtaacagagcagcagctccaggactATCAACACTTTGTTCAAGTCAAGACCTCCTTGCTGATTGAACAGAAGGACCTCGAAGAGCAGATTAAATTTTTCCAAGAACAATTAGAAAATCTGGAGCAAAGCATCCCCATCTAA
- the LOC107210799 gene encoding protein Shroom1 isoform X2 has product MTSAGNETERWTHRQGGRTGKLVEPVTSSENDPLLSGKSVSIMDHLLHLPGRADSAYSSFSGGSNVPEYPTPSCYGEYFCVPPEQVPYMDTEYITGIYNLRAAHSDLRSTQPYKAPDLGTHNSSHSTGLTDHCGITLTQRTSNQEPPSLAAPPLSPPRQLNSYNITDRHLEKSRERRGSEGHAECSMQPAPGVQDSQPAERDVPWNQHWGAVTEQDVELDREKTLENKGLSSDFTNEVSKVQALKREENGEQSPSQQPTKRSNPHIFSRPSSFIFQEYLKTDSVVNVSKILSAYNSGHANKIPKELNSKSYQQTHSNPNAVNDTQEVKQCPRAVRKPSAREAALPSTVPGPSQRKKSLPCAQGPLHAEWHSDMDQDVFEDSSELKYMENALLNKNAPRKPNSYADKNQCYDPEGKIMSNIIPNQQNKVQRSPLSCNCNVMEVQQPQCEELDQGRKQCCDGTRQMAFSRPKENSSSQSFREVQKENQGNNSSPDLSTCLGQEEPPVQKHQPVFQTQLSRKLQEDHAHEQITRQATPMLYYLSAGKSTHVQHSNKDSRSSPKEIPSSSCAASAQGLEIQSEGHQLQRSSHHHQCSASDLLLQDKDLIFRSPASFPEENFQNDYIERLKVAQKKVLKETSFKRKDLQMSLPVRLRQKSSKRPSVEHLRSFSLSSASEDAKPVPCSPSHLESLESFNRNKEIRRPQKGQAGGRKRVTQEQKKLCYSEPEKLNHLMDKEVSWSRVRDEITAQDAVASRRRDLENRGRAFSSSSVSRTELKQIQSSALIKYMEQKLSQRPGGSQHLPLHQPPLQKRLPNPKEPPGHISNLNGSRKMQNYEVFCQLVSDQKSPDVFPPFPFAPPPNMTSRCNPNKGGGSCTSKCPSAESLQQAGGSAPGRAPERPKCTPPSTQDTSRCSRGAAAPFQRCGSCPGTSSFCDPEKDGPQNHEHSDITVCVHGQDKKEQTPETSVPDPRSGSKESTGEEEECRTQSLSGNAALELPEQQQPAASPEQGIMHLHTASAQPHQGDKNPGFLAQETTMHSNHDDVPLERETHLPKRRLQSSQDQRYQELALEIIAKDSSLVNILIPHPLRKTGLDLMEGLFPVNISMLDKSQRKKGKVQHMQKNDRKSHGDGPEECPKSEHETKKRNKDPASMGNQVLKSNRDNTNELDDITSKKLELMATLQSRLQALWEEQELVLLEVRECSKWGEKLEVMVQDLCKPNEFGRYMMFIGDLEKVVSLLLCLSSRLTRVQDAMSRVDGNTEAEEKQSLIERHKLLSQQWEDAKDLKENLDRRERVVSGILAKYLTEQQLQDYQHFVQVKTSLLIEQKDLEEQIKFFQEQLENLEQSIPI; this is encoded by the exons ATGACTTCAGCTGGGAATGAGACAGAAAGATGGACTCACAGGCAAGGTGGCAGAACTGGGAAGCTGGTAGAGCCTGTGACCTCTTCTGAAAATGATCCTCTTTTGTCAGGCAAGTCAGTCAGCATCATGGACCATCTCTTGCACCTCCCTGGAAGGGCAGACTCTGCTTACAGCTCTTTCTCGGGGGGATCAAATGTTCCAGAGTACCCCACACCATCGTGCTATGGTGAATATTTCTGTGTGCCTCCAGAGCAGGTCCCATACATGGACACAGAATACATAACAGGAATTTATAATCTCAGAGCTGCACACTCTGACCTCAGGTCCACCCAGCCATACAAGGCACCAGACCTGGGTACCCACAACAGCTCTCATAGCACCGGTCTCACAGATCACTGTGGAATTACTCTTACCCAGAGGACTTCAAATCAGGAacctccatccctggcagcacctccactgtcccctcccaggCAGCTCAACAGCTATAACATCACTGACAGACACTTGGAGAAGTCAAGAGAGAGAAGAGGCTCTGAAGGGCACGCTGAGTGTAGTATGCAGCCAGCTCCTGGTGTGCAGGACAGCCAGCCAGCAGAGAGGGATGTACCATGGAACCAACACTGGGGTGCAGTTACAGAGCAAGATGTAGAGCTGGATAGGGAAAAGACTCTGGAAAACAAGGGCCTTTCTTCTGATTTTACAAATGAGGTGTCAAAAGTTCAGGCActaaagagagaggaaaatggagAGCAGAGCCCATCACAGCAACCTACAAAGAGAAGCAATCCACACATTTTCAGCAGACcttcttcattcatttttcaagAATATTTAAAGACAGACTCTGTGGTGAATGTCTCCAAAATACTTTCTGCTTATAATTCAGGTCATGCTAATAAAATTCCCAAAGAGTTGAACTCCAAATCCTATCAGCAAACACATTCCAACCCCAATGCTGTTAATGATACACAGGAAGTCAAACagtgtcccagggctgtgcgTAAGCCAAGTGccagagaagcagcactgccaagcaCTGTGCCAGGGCCCAGCCAGAGGAAAAAGTCTTTGCCCTGTGCTCAGGGCCCACTCCATGCTGAGTGGCATTCAGACATGGATCAGGATGTGTTTGAGGACagttcagaattaaaatatatggaGAATGCTcttctaaataaaaatgctcCTAGGAAGCCAAACAGTTATGCAGACAAAAATCAGTGCTATGatcctgaaggaaaaattatGAGCAATATTATcccaaaccagcaaaacaaagtGCAGAGATCACCACTGTCCTGCAACTGCAATGTTATGGAAGTGCAGCAGCCTCAGTGTGAGGAGTTGGATCAGGGAAGGAAGCAGTGTTGTGATGGCACAAGACAAATGGCTTTTTCCAGACCAAAGGAAAATTCCTCATCTCAGTCATTCCGTGAAGTCCAGAAAGAAAACCAGGGTAACAACAGCAGTCCTGACCTCAGCACATGTCTGGGACAAGAAGAACCTCCTGTTCAGAAACACCAGCCTGTATTTCAAACACAGCTCTCAAGAAAACTTCAGGAGGACCATGCTCATGAACAAATAACCAGGCAGGCAACTCCCATGCTTTACTatctttctgcaggaaaaagcaCCCATGTCCAGCACTCCAACAAGGACTCAAGGAGCTCACCAAAGGAAATTCCAtcaagcagctgtgctgcctcagcACAGGGTCTAGAGATACAAAGTGAAGGCCATCAGCTTCAGAGGAGCAGCCACCACCATCAGTGCAGTGCTTCTGatctcctgctccaggacaaAGATCTCATTTTTAGGAGTCCTGCCTCATTCCCAGAAGAGAATTTCCAGAATGACTATATAGAGAGACTTAAAGTGGCTCAGAAAAAGGTTCTCAAAGAAAcctcctttaaaagaaaagactTACAGATGAGTTTGCCTGTCAGACTGAGACAGAAATCCTCTAAAAGGCCATCAGTTGAACACCTTCGGTCTTTCTCATTATCTAGTGCAAGTGAGGATGCCAAACCTGTTCCTTGCTCCCCTTCTCATCTAGAATCTTTGGAAAGTttcaacagaaacaaagaaataaggAGGCCACAAAAAGGTCAagcagggggaaggaaaagggtaACCCAAGAGCAAAAGAAGCTGTGCTACTCTGAGCCTGAGAAACTCAACCACTTAATGGATAAGGAAGTGTCATGGAGTCGAGTTAGGGATGAAATCACTGCACAAGATGCAGTGGCATCCAGGAGAAGGGACCTGGAGAACAGAGGAAGGGCATTTTCCAGTTCAAGTGTCTCCAGGACAGAGCTGAAACAAATACAGAGCAGTGCACTAATTAAATACATGGAACAGAAACTCAGTCAAAGACCAGGTGGTTCACAACACCTCCCACTGCATCAGCCACCTCTTCAGAAGAGGCTGCCAAATCCTAAAGAGCCTCCTGGCCAcatttccaacctaaatggaagcaggaaaatgcaaaattatgaGGTTTTCTGCCAACTTGTCTCTGATCAAAAATCACCagatgtttttcctccttttccttttgctcccCCACCCAACATGACCAGCAGGTGCAATCCCAACAAAGGGGGTGGGAGCTGCACCAGCAAGTGTCCATCAGCTGAAAGTCTCCAACAGGCAGGTGGTTCTGCACCTGGGAGAGCTCCTGAGAGACCAAAATGCACTCCTCCTTCCACACAG GACACGAGCAGATGCTCCAGAGGTGCAGCAGCCCCGTTCCAGCGCTGTGGGAGCTGCCCCGGCACCTCCAG TTTCTGTGATCCTGAGAAGGATGGACCCCAGAATCATGAACACAGTGACATaactgtgtgtgtgcatggtCAGGATAAAAAGGAGCAGACTCCTGAAACCTCTGTTCCTGACCCAAGAAGTGGAAGCAAGGAGAGcactggagaggaggaggaatgcaGAACTCAGTCTCTGAGTGGGAATGCTGCACTcgagctcccagagcagcagcagcctgcagcttctccagaaCAGGGAATAATGCATCTCCACACAGCATCGGCTCAGCCTCACCAAGGAGACAAAAATCCAGGTTTCCTTGCCCAGGAAACAACCATGCACAGCAACCACGATGATGTTCCCCTGGAGAGAGAGACACACCTGCCCAAAAGGAGGCTGCAATCTTCTCAGGACCAGCGATACCAGGAGCTTGCTTTGGAGATCATTGCCAAAGACAGTTCTCTGGTGAACATTCTCATACCTCATCCTCTTAGAAAAACTGGTTTGGACCTGATGGAGGGCTTATTTCCTGTTAACATTTCCATGCTGGAtaaatcacaaaggaaaaagggaaaagtacAGCATATGCAGAAAAATGA CAGGAAAAGCCACGGAGATGGACCAGAAGAATGTCCAAAATCTGAACATGAAACcaagaaaaggaacaaagatCCTGCCTCTATGGGAAACCAAGTCCTGAAGAGCAATAGGGACAACACAAACGAGCTAGATGACATCACATCTAAGAAA ctggaaCTCATGGCCACTCTCCAATCCAGGCTGCAGGCACtgtgggaggagcaggagctggttcTCTTGGAAGTCAGGGAATGTTCCAAGTGGGGTGAGAAGCTGGAGGTCATGGTACAGGACCTCTGCAAGCCAAATGAATTTGGCCGCTACATGATGTTCATTGGGGACCTGGAGAAGGTGGTGAGCCTCTTGCTGTGCTTGTCCAGCCGCCTCACCCGAGTCCAGGATGCCATGAGCAGGGTGGATGGTAACACAGAGGCTGAGGAGAAG CAATCGCTGATTGAACGGCACAAGCTCTTGTCTCAACAGTGGGAAGATGCAAAGGACCTGAAGGAGAATCTGGATCGGAGAGAACGTGTGGTCTCTGGAATCCTTGCCAAATACCtaacagagcagcagctccaggactATCAACACTTTGTTCAAGTCAAGACCTCCTTGCTGATTGAACAGAAGGACCTCGAAGAGCAGATTAAATTTTTCCAAGAACAATTAGAAAATCTGGAGCAAAGCATCCCCATCTAA